CGATCTGGCCCAGGAATACGAAGAGGTGCGCCGCCGCCACGCCAACCGCAAGGCCACGCCCATCCTGCCGCTGGCCGAAGCGCGCGCCTCGCGCCCCGCGATCGACTGGGACAACTACACGCCGCCGCGCCCCAAGTTCATCGGCCGCCGCACGTTCAAGAGCTACGACCTGGCCGAGATCGCCAAGTACGTGGACTGGGGCCCGTTCTTCCAGACCTGGAGCCTGTTCGGCCCGTTCCCGGCCATCCTGGACGACAAGGTCGTGGGCGAGCAGGCGCGCAAGGTCTACGCCGACGGCCAGGCCATGATGAAGCGCATCATCGAAGGCCGCTGGCTCACCGCCAACGGCGTGGTGGGCTTCTATCCGGCCAACAGCATCAACGACGAAGACATCGAGGTCTACAAGGACGAGACCCGCAGCGAGGTGCTGTTCACCTACCGCAACCTGCGCCAGCAGGGCGCCAAGCGCGAAGGCGTCAGCAACAAGTCGCTGTCCGACTTCATCGCGCCCAAGTCCAGCGGCAAGCTGGACTACATCGGCATGTTCGCCGTCACGGCGGGCCTGGGCATCGAAAAGAAGGAAGCGGAATTCGAAAAGGCGCTGGACGATTACTCCAGCATCATGCTCAAGTCGCTGGCCGACCGCCTGGCCGAAGGCTTTGCCGAATGCCTGCATGCCCGCGTGCGCCAGGACCTGTGGGGCTACGCGCCCGACGAAGCCCTGTCCAACGAGGACATGATCGCCGAGAAATACGTGGGCATCCGCCCTGCGCCCGGCTATCCGGCCTGCCCGGAACACGTCATCAAGACCGACATGTTCCGCGTACTGGACGGCGCCGACATCGGCATGATGCTGACCGACAGCTACGCCATGTACCCGGCTTCCAGCGTGTCCGGCTTCTACTTCAGCCACCCGCAGTCGCAGTACTTCAACGTGGGCGTGATCGGCGAAGACCAGCTGCAGGACTACGCGGCCCGCAGCGGCCGCAGCATCGAAGACCTGAAGCGCACCCTGGCGCCGAACCTGGGTTGAGCGCTGCCGGGGGAGCGGCCAGGCGTACTCGCCGGCCATTCCCCCGTCCATGCGGCTGTGCCGTTACGCTTGGTCTGCGTCCTGATGCGTCTTGCCACGGCCCACATAGGGAATGGCGTGGTCGATGGTTTCCCAGATGTAGCGCCCGGACGGGCTTTGCTGTTCCTCGGCCACGTGCGACACCAGGCCGGCCGCGCGCGAGATGACGGCGAAGCCGCGCATCAGTTCGGTCGGCACGCCGATCTCGCTGAGCAGCGCCGCGACCGCGCCGGTGGCGTTGATGGTGATGTGCCTGCCGTAGGTCTCGTCGATCGCAGCCGCGAGCAGGCGCAGCGCCTTGAGCGAGTCGCCCTTGAGGTCGGGTTCGGCCTCGGCCAGCGCCAGCAGCTTGATCGAGCGCGGGTCGTCGGGCTTGTGCAGATGGTGTCCGAAGCCGGGCAACGCGCTGCGCGATTCGCGGAATTCGCGGGCGATCGCCAGGGCTTCCGTGCGGCCATCGTCGGCCTGGCGGATGCGGTCCAGCAGGCGCGAGCAGTTTTCCATGGTGCCGACGAACTGGCTGCCCACCGCCATCAGCCCGGACGCCACCGCGCCCTGCAGGTTTTCCGGCGCGCTCATGTAGATCAACCGCGTGGCAATGGCGCTGGGCGTCAAGCCATGCTCCATCAGCGTGACCAGCACCGCGTCGACGATGCGCAGGTCCACCGGGCGCGCCTCGCGGCCCAGGATCTGCATGATCATGACTTCGGTGAAGGTCTTCTTGCCGATCAGGTCTTCGACCAGATCCACGTCGCGGTAGGACATGCCGGTGAGGTGATGCGCGCAGAGGCGGGTTTCGGGCGTTTTCATGGGGTCTCCTTCAGGGCCGCGTCACGCACGGCGTTTTTCAGCACCTTGCCCACGCTGGAGCGCGGCAGACTGTCATGGATGTGGAATTGCTTGGGCGTGGCCACGGGGCCGAGCAGGGCGCGCACGTGGGTCTTCAACTCGTCCGCGCTGGCCTGCGCACCGGGATGGAACTGCACGGCGGCGTGAACGGCTTCGCCCCATTTGTCGTCGGGCAGGCCGAACACCGAGCACTCGTACACCGCGGGATGCGCGGATAGCGCGTTCTCCACGTCCACCGGGTAGATGTTGAAGCCGCCCGTGATGATCACATCGCGCAGCCGGTCCTTCAGGAACAGATAGCCGCGCGTGTCGATCAGGCCGGTGTCGCCGGTATGCAGCCAGCCGTCCACGACCGTTTCGGCGGTCTTCTCCGGCAGGCGCCAGTAGCCGGACATGACCAGATCGCCCTGCACCACGACCTCGCCGATCTCGCCGCGCGGCAGCAGCGCGCCGTCGGGCGACATGATGGCCACGTCGCTGAGCCAGGTGACGCGTCCGACCGAGGCGCGGTTCTCCGGGGCTTCCAGATCGGCGGGCCGCAGCACCGTCATGATCTGCGGCGCCTCGGTCTGGCCGTAGGTGGTGCCCAGCACCGGGCCGAAGAAGTCGCGCGCCCGGTCGATCTTTTCCACGGGCATGGGCGCGCCGCCGTAGATCAGGTTGCGCAGGCGCGGGAAGTCGGCGCGCGAGACGCCGGGTTGCGCCATGATCATGTAGATCAGCGTGGGCGGCATGAAGCTCAGCGTGCCGCCGCGTTCGCGGAAGGCGGCGGTGATGCTGGCAGGCGTGACGCCGTCCAGCAGCAGGTGGGCGCCGCCGCAAGCCAGTACCGGCAAGAGGTAGGTGCCGGTGCCATGCGTGATGGGGGCTGCCACGACGTAGCGGTCTTCGTGGGTCAGGCCCCAGCTCATGATCTGGTTGATGATGCCCGCATTCCACGCGTGGTAAGGCTGCATCACGCCCTTGGGCAGGCCGGTGGTGCCGCCGGTGAACTTGATGGCCTGGGTGGCGTCGCGCGGCAGCGCATGGCGTTGCGGTTCGCGTCCGGCGCAGCGGGCCAGCAGCGCGTCCAGCGCCAGCGGCGCCGCCGCGTCTTCCAGATGGATGTGGCGGCGGCCTTGCGGCGCCTGGGCCTCGGGCGCCAGCGGCGCGCCCATGCCGTCCACGATCACGATGGACGGCTCGGTGGCGTCCAGGATGCGCCCGATCTCGCGCTCGGTGCTGCGGTAGTTGAGCGGCACCCACACCTTGCCGCTGGCCAGCACGGCCAGCAGCGCCAGGATGTGCCGAGCGGAATTGCCGGCACAGATCGCCACCCGCGTTTGCGGCGCCGGGTCCAGGTCCTGCAAGGCTGCGGCCAGCGCCCGCGTGTCGGCGGCCAACCGTGAGTACGTGACCTGGCCTTCGGGGCCATCCAGCGCGATGCGTTCCGGATACTGCTCGGCGGCGCGGAAGAAGAAATCTATCGGGTACATCCTGGTGTTCCTAGTTGGCTTTGAGGTTGGCGCTCTTGACGACCTTGCCCCACTTGTCGATCTCGCTGGCAATCTTCCTGGCGTAGGTTTCGGGCGTGTTGGGCTGCTGTGGCGCGTAGAAGCCGGACTGCTGGTAGGACGCCTGCAGCGCCGGGCTGGCCAAGGCCTTGTTGATGGCCTGGTTCAAGCGTTCGACGACGGGCTTGGGGGTGCCCGCCGGCGCCATCACGCCGAACCAGGATTCCACGTCGAAGCCGGCCAAGCCGGATTCGGCCAGGGTGGGCGTGTCGGGGGCGGACGGCAGACGCTGCGGCGAGGTGACGCCGATGGCGCGCAGCTTGCCCGCCTGCACATGCGGCAGCGACGAGGGCAGGTTGTCGAACATGGAATCCACCTGGCCGCCCAGCAAGTCGGCCACGGCCGGGCCGCTGCCGCGGTACGGCACGTGGAGGATGTCGGTGCCGGTCTGCATCTTGAACAGTTCGCACGACAGGTGGATGGACGAGCCGCTGCCGGACGAGGCGCAGGTCAGCTTGCCGGGGTTCTTCTTGGCGTAAGCCACGTATTCCTGCACGGTCTTGACCGGCAGCTTGGGATTGACCACCAGGATGTTCGGAATGGTCGCCAACAGGCCCACCGGCTCGAAGCCCTTCACGAAGTCATAGTTGAGCTGGCTGTACAGCGTGCGGTTGATGGTGTTGGCGATGGAGCCGACGTACAGCGTGTAGCCGTCTGGCGCGGCGCGCGCGACGATTTCCGCGCCGATGTTGCTGTTGGCGCCGGTCTTGTTCTCGACCACGAAAGTCTGGCCCAGTTCTTCCGAGAGGGACTTCGCCATCAGGCGCGCCACGATGTCAGTGGCGCCGCCGGCGGCGTAGCCGACCACCAGCGTCACGGGACGCTCGGGATAGGGCTTGGCCGCCAGGGCCGGGGCCGCGAGCAGCGCGCCCAGGGCGGCCGCCGCGGCGGCCCACCGCTTGCTTTGGATCTTCATTGTTGTCTCCGTCCTGTTTGTCTAATATTTGGACAAATCTGCGTCTGCCCGGCTTCATATTGGGCTTTGATAGAGGCCTCATCAACGCAAGCTGTCCAAAAAATGAACAAACCAGAATCCGAAGGCTCCGGGCCGCGCGTGTTGCGCCGCGGGTTGCGCGTGCTGGGTGTGCTGCGGCAGGCGGGGGCGGCGGGCATGCACGTGGTCGACATCGCGCGCGCGGCGGGCATGCAGCGGACCACGGCCTACCGCTATCTCGACGTGCTGGTTCAGGAGGGCTACGCCCTGCGCGAGTCCGAAGCGCCGCGCTGGCGCGTGGCCGAGCTGGGCGTGATGATGGCGGGCGATCCGCATGCGCAGGCCGTGCGCAGCCTGCGGCCGGTGCTGCGGCAGATCAGCGACGTCAGCGGCGATTCCGCTTTTCTCATCTGCCGCGCCGGCAACGATTCGCTCTGCCTGCACCGTGAAGTGGGCAACTACCCCGTGCAGGTGCTGGCGGTTACGGTGGGGCACCGCCAGCCGCTGGGCGTGGGGGCGGCCGGGCTGGCGCTATTGGCCGCGCTGCCGCCTGACGAGTCGGAAGAGGTGATTGCGCAGAACGAG
The sequence above is drawn from the Achromobacter xylosoxidans genome and encodes:
- a CDS encoding citryl-CoA lyase, encoding MKTPETRLCAHHLTGMSYRDVDLVEDLIGKKTFTEVMIMQILGREARPVDLRIVDAVLVTLMEHGLTPSAIATRLIYMSAPENLQGAVASGLMAVGSQFVGTMENCSRLLDRIRQADDGRTEALAIAREFRESRSALPGFGHHLHKPDDPRSIKLLALAEAEPDLKGDSLKALRLLAAAIDETYGRHITINATGAVAALLSEIGVPTELMRGFAVISRAAGLVSHVAEEQQSPSGRYIWETIDHAIPYVGRGKTHQDADQA
- a CDS encoding Bug family tripartite tricarboxylate transporter substrate binding protein, producing MKIQSKRWAAAAAALGALLAAPALAAKPYPERPVTLVVGYAAGGATDIVARLMAKSLSEELGQTFVVENKTGANSNIGAEIVARAAPDGYTLYVGSIANTINRTLYSQLNYDFVKGFEPVGLLATIPNILVVNPKLPVKTVQEYVAYAKKNPGKLTCASSGSGSSIHLSCELFKMQTGTDILHVPYRGSGPAVADLLGGQVDSMFDNLPSSLPHVQAGKLRAIGVTSPQRLPSAPDTPTLAESGLAGFDVESWFGVMAPAGTPKPVVERLNQAINKALASPALQASYQQSGFYAPQQPNTPETYARKIASEIDKWGKVVKSANLKAN
- a CDS encoding class I adenylate-forming enzyme family protein, yielding MYPIDFFFRAAEQYPERIALDGPEGQVTYSRLAADTRALAAALQDLDPAPQTRVAICAGNSARHILALLAVLASGKVWVPLNYRSTEREIGRILDATEPSIVIVDGMGAPLAPEAQAPQGRRHIHLEDAAAPLALDALLARCAGREPQRHALPRDATQAIKFTGGTTGLPKGVMQPYHAWNAGIINQIMSWGLTHEDRYVVAAPITHGTGTYLLPVLACGGAHLLLDGVTPASITAAFRERGGTLSFMPPTLIYMIMAQPGVSRADFPRLRNLIYGGAPMPVEKIDRARDFFGPVLGTTYGQTEAPQIMTVLRPADLEAPENRASVGRVTWLSDVAIMSPDGALLPRGEIGEVVVQGDLVMSGYWRLPEKTAETVVDGWLHTGDTGLIDTRGYLFLKDRLRDVIITGGFNIYPVDVENALSAHPAVYECSVFGLPDDKWGEAVHAAVQFHPGAQASADELKTHVRALLGPVATPKQFHIHDSLPRSSVGKVLKNAVRDAALKETP
- a CDS encoding IclR family transcriptional regulator; amino-acid sequence: MNKPESEGSGPRVLRRGLRVLGVLRQAGAAGMHVVDIARAAGMQRTTAYRYLDVLVQEGYALRESEAPRWRVAELGVMMAGDPHAQAVRSLRPVLRQISDVSGDSAFLICRAGNDSLCLHREVGNYPVQVLAVTVGHRQPLGVGAAGLALLAALPPDESEEVIAQNEQALRAYGGMTVAQMRRLVENTRGRGWSVVGNAAVPGVLGVGVALCDAGGYPRLAVSVSSLISRMQAARQRNIADLIRAQLAQDEVRTQRWALPGFPAA